In Mustelus asterias chromosome 20, sMusAst1.hap1.1, whole genome shotgun sequence, a single genomic region encodes these proteins:
- the LOC144508215 gene encoding phospholipase A2 inhibitor and Ly6/PLAUR domain-containing protein-like, whose protein sequence is MKLFCVFAIICTSLIEVQSLTCNSCSGPPCVLVSTTCASTVANCETISTTLSIGALETSTVIQTCEINGDSFSFKSDFLSFVRQSTFCVTDLCNTQTTPDPPNLTENGLQCYECLANDEKDCTSTQKVVKCVGDQNACLSGSGTQSLFGTNPIFVKGCASTNLCAKAIDLSIFSINLTPLPTCCETNLCNTANASTTVPPTTTTVPPTTTTVPPTTTTVPPTTTTVPPTTTTVPPTTTTASSDSGSNESGSDSGGSSD, encoded by the exons atgaagCTGTTTTGTGTTTTTGCCATCATCTGCACTTCTCTGATTGAAG TGCAATCTCTGACATGCAATTCCTGCTCCGGACCTCCATGCGTATTGGTTTCAACAACTTGTGCTTCAACCGTAGCCAATTGTGAGACAATTTCGACCACGTTAAGTATAG GGGCTCTCGAAACCTCGACAGTAATACAAACATGTGAGATAAACGGTGACTCCTTTTCTTTCAAGAGTGACTTTCTTTCTTTCGTGAGGCAGAGCACGTTCTGCGTCACTGATCTGTGTAATACACAGACCACACCAG ATCCTCCCAATCTGACCgagaatggactgcaatgttatGAGTGTCTGGCCAATGATGAAAAGGACTGCACGAGCACTCAGAAAGTGGTGAAGTGTGTGGGCGATCAGAATGCGTGTTTGTCTGGATCAGGCACACAGAGCTTGT TCGGGACAAATCCTATTTTCGTCAAAGGATGTGCTTCTACTAATTTATGCGCAAAGGCGATCGATTTGTCAATCTTTTCTATAAATCTGACACCTCTACCCACGTGCTGTGAGACGAATCTGTGCAATACTGCAAATG CTTCAACCACCGTGCCTCCGACCACCACAACCGTGCCTCCGACCACCACAACCGTGCCTCCGACCACCACAACCGTGCCTCCGACCACCACAACCGTGCCTCCGACCACCACAACCGTGCCTCCGACCACCACAACGGCATCAAGTGACAGTGGCAGTAACGAGTCCGGCAGTGACAGCGGAGGGAGTTCAGATTGA